In Polaromonas sp. JS666, one genomic interval encodes:
- a CDS encoding bifunctional diguanylate cyclase/phosphodiesterase yields the protein MTSSLPTIPPSAAVAAASGTSMVPLSEPDFDGLVQLAARFCGTGAAILHLAGEETTSSSWSVGLPEKADSLADFYAQVLLRGGQPLTITDAATDPTLSRHPLVAGPAGLRFFAAVPLIASDGTPLGVLAVMDAAARACRDGDLDALNILGRQVVAQLDLRRQHKFLADRSAEREQQSRMRLQHSENRLHIAMRTAQMGNWSLNLADDSLTLSSEFPAILGTSAAMPQTLEELLLHYAAESRGRLRHVISECARKGTPFDEEAQMLTAQDGRRWVRIIGEVVRDGQGAITRIQGALQDINARKQAQEETLRLAMRLTTTLASITEAFVTLDREGRFTYLNQESERLLQRSTAELLGQEIWQDFGEEVSGRLRQHIQRALATNRQVEFEYFDAPLGKWLEVRAYPFAEGLAVYFRDVSERRNSQEQLMLLETGIARLNDIVVIVEASPHHGSGPQIVFVNDAFERHTGYTRDEVLSRMPGMLQGPGTRQDELARIFSALQQWKQARGELVIYRKDGGSFWVDLEIVSVAAQNGDLTHWVAVGRDITQRKAADEKIHHLAFYDPLTELPNRQLLLDRLEQALADCTITRQEGVLMFIDLDNFKILNDTVGHSKGDLLLQKVAVRLKGCVRKLDTVARLGGDEFVVMLQDLGTQPEAATRKAQIVAEKVLATLREPYDLAGYQHYSTSSIGVTPFNARQGSVSELLKQADLAMYQAKTMGRNTVCFFDPDMQASVSANAALSTDLRAGLREHQFLVHYQPQVDREQRITGVEALLRWKHPQRGMVSPAEFIPVAEETGLILPLGQWVLEQACLQLAVWQKRPETAGLSIAVNVSVRQFRHPDFVDMVMAAIKHTGIQPHNLKLELTESLLADRMEIAIAKMGTLKALGVTLALDDFGMGYSSLSYLKRLPLDQLKIDKSFIADVFSDPNDAAICSAIISLAQSLGLDVIAEGVETEAQRSFLAGLGCGYYQGFLFCPPLPIAEFEAFMQGAAP from the coding sequence GTGACATCCAGCCTGCCCACCATCCCACCCAGCGCAGCAGTAGCCGCTGCATCCGGCACCAGCATGGTGCCCCTGTCCGAGCCTGACTTTGACGGGCTGGTCCAGCTGGCCGCGCGGTTCTGCGGAACTGGCGCGGCCATCCTGCATCTGGCGGGCGAAGAGACGACTTCATCCTCATGGTCAGTGGGCCTTCCGGAGAAGGCCGACAGCCTGGCAGATTTTTACGCCCAGGTTCTGCTGCGTGGCGGACAGCCCCTGACCATCACCGACGCCGCAACGGACCCGACCCTGTCCCGCCACCCGCTGGTGGCCGGTCCGGCAGGCCTGCGCTTTTTCGCGGCCGTCCCGCTTATTGCGTCCGATGGCACGCCGCTGGGCGTGCTGGCCGTCATGGACGCCGCTGCGCGCGCGTGCCGGGACGGTGACCTGGACGCACTCAACATTCTGGGCCGGCAGGTGGTGGCGCAGCTGGACCTCAGGCGCCAGCACAAGTTCCTTGCGGACCGTAGCGCAGAACGCGAACAGCAGAGCCGGATGCGCCTGCAGCACAGTGAGAACCGCCTGCACATCGCCATGCGCACCGCGCAGATGGGCAATTGGTCGCTGAACCTCGCGGACGACAGCCTGACACTGTCATCCGAGTTCCCGGCCATTCTCGGCACCAGCGCTGCCATGCCGCAGACACTCGAGGAACTGCTGCTCCACTACGCGGCTGAATCGCGCGGCAGACTCCGCCACGTTATCAGCGAATGCGCGCGCAAGGGCACGCCCTTCGATGAGGAGGCCCAGATGCTGACGGCGCAGGACGGCCGGCGGTGGGTGCGGATCATCGGCGAAGTCGTGCGGGACGGCCAAGGGGCAATCACGCGCATCCAGGGCGCCTTGCAGGACATCAACGCCAGGAAACAGGCGCAGGAGGAAACCCTGCGCCTGGCCATGCGCCTGACCACGACGCTGGCCAGCATCACCGAGGCCTTTGTGACGCTGGACCGGGAGGGCCGCTTTACCTACCTCAACCAGGAGAGCGAGCGGCTGCTGCAGCGTTCGACCGCCGAATTGCTGGGTCAGGAGATCTGGCAGGATTTCGGCGAGGAGGTGAGCGGCCGGCTGCGCCAGCACATCCAGCGGGCGCTGGCCACGAACCGCCAGGTGGAGTTCGAGTATTTTGATGCGCCGCTCGGCAAGTGGCTGGAAGTACGCGCCTATCCGTTTGCCGAGGGACTGGCGGTCTACTTTCGCGATGTCAGCGAGCGGCGAAACTCCCAGGAGCAGCTGATGCTGCTGGAGACCGGCATCGCGCGGCTGAACGACATTGTGGTCATCGTCGAGGCGTCGCCGCATCACGGGTCAGGGCCGCAGATCGTCTTCGTCAATGACGCCTTCGAGCGGCACACCGGCTACACCCGCGACGAGGTGCTGAGCCGAATGCCGGGCATGCTGCAGGGGCCTGGCACGCGGCAAGACGAACTCGCCCGCATCTTCAGCGCACTGCAGCAATGGAAACAGGCACGCGGCGAGCTGGTGATCTACCGCAAGGATGGCGGGTCGTTCTGGGTGGATCTGGAAATCGTCTCGGTGGCTGCCCAAAACGGCGATCTGACCCACTGGGTCGCCGTGGGCCGCGACATTACCCAGCGCAAGGCGGCCGACGAGAAGATCCATCATCTCGCCTTCTACGATCCACTGACCGAGCTGCCCAACCGCCAATTGCTGCTGGACCGGCTGGAACAGGCGCTGGCGGACTGCACCATTACCCGGCAGGAAGGTGTCCTGATGTTCATCGACCTGGACAACTTCAAGATCCTCAACGACACCGTGGGCCACTCGAAGGGCGACCTGCTGCTGCAGAAGGTGGCAGTGCGCCTGAAGGGATGCGTGCGCAAGCTCGATACCGTGGCGCGCCTGGGTGGCGACGAGTTTGTGGTGATGCTGCAGGACCTGGGCACGCAGCCCGAAGCGGCGACCCGCAAGGCCCAGATCGTGGCCGAAAAAGTGCTGGCCACCCTGCGTGAACCCTATGACCTGGCGGGCTATCAGCACTACAGCACCTCCAGCATCGGGGTAACGCCCTTCAATGCACGGCAAGGCAGTGTCAGCGAACTGCTCAAGCAGGCCGATCTGGCGATGTACCAGGCCAAGACCATGGGCCGCAACACCGTCTGCTTTTTCGATCCGGACATGCAGGCCTCCGTCAGCGCCAACGCCGCCCTGAGCACCGACCTGCGCGCCGGCCTGCGGGAACACCAGTTCCTGGTTCACTACCAGCCGCAGGTCGACCGCGAGCAGCGCATCACCGGCGTCGAAGCGCTGCTGCGCTGGAAGCATCCGCAGCGTGGCATGGTGAGCCCGGCGGAGTTCATTCCGGTGGCCGAAGAGACGGGCCTGATACTGCCGCTGGGTCAATGGGTGCTGGAGCAAGCCTGCCTGCAGCTGGCGGTCTGGCAGAAACGGCCTGAAACGGCAGGCCTGAGCATTGCCGTCAACGTGAGCGTGCGGCAGTTCCGCCACCCCGACTTCGTGGACATGGTGATGGCTGCGATCAAGCATACCGGCATCCAGCCCCACAACCTCAAGCTCGAGTTGACGGAGAGCCTGCTGGCCGACCGCATGGAGATCGCCATCGCCAAGATGGGCACGCTCAAGGCGCTGGGCGTGACCCTGGCGCTGGACGACTTCGGCATGGGCTACTCCTCGCTGTCCTACCTCAAGCGGCTACCGCTGGACCAATTGAAGATCGACAAGAGCTTCATTGCGGACGTCTTCAGCGACCCGAACGACGCTGCCATCTGCAGCGCCATCATTTCGCTGGCGCAAAGCCTGGGACTCGATGTGATTGCCGAAGGCGTCGAGACCGAGGCACAACGCAGCTTTCTGGCCGGGCTGGGTTGCGGCTACTACCAGGGCTTTCTGTTCTGCCCGCCGCTGCCCATCGCCGAGTTCGAGGCCTTCATGCAGGGTGCAGCACCCTGA
- a CDS encoding RNA recognition motif domain-containing protein has protein sequence MNTMQDLRQCPDVATLKPAVHALCSRFGRIERLDILTAMHEGQQQAICFLRLDSPENEQALMKTLGVGKFGGEVVFVVDLVSPDSQEDSGPSSQWADSGNF, from the coding sequence ATGAATACCATGCAGGATTTGCGGCAATGCCCTGATGTTGCCACACTGAAACCTGCTGTCCACGCCTTGTGCTCGAGATTTGGGCGCATTGAAAGGCTGGACATCCTGACGGCCATGCATGAAGGCCAGCAGCAGGCCATCTGCTTTCTGCGCCTCGACTCCCCGGAAAACGAACAGGCCCTGATGAAGACGCTTGGCGTGGGAAAGTTCGGCGGCGAAGTGGTCTTCGTGGTTGATCTGGTCTCGCCGGACTCGCAGGAAGATTCCGGCCCCTCTTCGCAGTGGGCTGACTCCGGCAACTTCTAG
- a CDS encoding bactofilin family protein, giving the protein MATPFFGKRENETSTTSPNLRGASNGYGTSGTSSTLQSASAAANQQSNAKPVNDASASTSKEGGSKLTVGPNIKLKGVEITDCDTLVVEGLVEATMDSRVIQIAEQGAFKGSADIDVAEIRGEFNGNLTVRQKLVIYSTGKVTGTIRYGKLVIEEGGQLSGEIQFGALGSKPAAMVKPGLQAV; this is encoded by the coding sequence ATGGCAACACCGTTCTTTGGCAAGCGAGAAAATGAGACGTCTACCACGTCCCCCAATCTGCGTGGTGCGTCCAATGGTTATGGGACCTCAGGCACCTCCAGCACGCTGCAGTCCGCTTCTGCGGCTGCCAATCAGCAAAGCAATGCCAAACCTGTGAATGATGCTTCTGCCTCTACCAGCAAGGAAGGCGGGAGCAAGCTGACGGTCGGACCCAACATCAAGCTCAAGGGCGTGGAAATCACCGACTGCGACACCCTGGTGGTGGAAGGCCTGGTCGAGGCCACGATGGATTCGCGCGTGATCCAGATTGCAGAGCAGGGCGCCTTTAAGGGATCGGCTGACATTGACGTCGCAGAGATTCGCGGCGAATTCAACGGCAATCTGACGGTGCGCCAGAAACTGGTGATCTATTCGACCGGCAAGGTGACCGGCACCATTCGCTATGGCAAGCTGGTGATTGAAGAGGGTGGCCAACTCTCGGGTGAAATCCAGTTCGGTGCATTGGGCAGCAAGCCTGCGGCCATGGTCAAGCCTGGTTTGCAGGCGGTCTAG
- a CDS encoding LrgB family protein yields MPKFVELWVYLSASPLFGLTATLVVYVLAQAAYARLGHAPWANPVLWTMVCIASGLLLTDVPYPSYFAGAQFIHFLLGPAVVALAWPLWQRREELRRRWWRLLLAALAGGAAASGSALLLAWALGLPAEVALSLVPKSVTAPVAMGIAEKIGGIPALAAVFAVITGLVGALAGKYLFDALRIPANQAGWAARGFALGTASHGIGAARALQVNADAGAYAGLALGLQVVLASLLIPLAFRWF; encoded by the coding sequence GGTCTACCTCTCGGCCTCGCCGCTGTTCGGACTGACTGCCACGCTGGTGGTGTATGTGCTGGCCCAGGCAGCGTATGCGCGCCTGGGGCATGCCCCCTGGGCCAACCCGGTGTTGTGGACCATGGTGTGCATTGCCAGCGGCCTGCTGCTGACTGACGTGCCCTACCCCAGCTATTTCGCCGGCGCGCAATTCATCCATTTCCTGCTGGGCCCGGCCGTGGTGGCGCTGGCCTGGCCGCTTTGGCAGCGGCGCGAGGAACTGCGTCGACGCTGGTGGCGCCTGCTGCTCGCCGCACTGGCAGGCGGGGCAGCTGCGAGCGGCTCGGCACTGCTGCTGGCGTGGGCTCTCGGCTTGCCGGCGGAAGTCGCGCTATCGCTGGTGCCGAAGTCCGTGACCGCACCCGTCGCCATGGGGATCGCTGAAAAAATAGGCGGCATTCCGGCGCTCGCCGCCGTGTTTGCCGTCATCACCGGCCTGGTGGGGGCGCTCGCCGGCAAGTACCTGTTCGACGCCTTGCGCATACCGGCAAACCAGGCGGGATGGGCAGCACGCGGCTTCGCCCTGGGCACAGCGTCCCATGGGATTGGCGCGGCGCGCGCCCTGCAGGTCAACGCCGATGCCGGCGCTTATGCCGGCCTGGCGCTGGGCCTGCAAGTCGTGCTCGCTTCCCTGTTGATACCGCTGGCCTTTCGCTGGTTCTAG